Proteins from a genomic interval of Zingiber officinale cultivar Zhangliang chromosome 2A, Zo_v1.1, whole genome shotgun sequence:
- the LOC122043492 gene encoding protein HOTHEAD-like — protein MGLESRRMLISASAVATLFFFFCFHGFCYALNSPPYGFVKNATHAPRVSYHDYIIVGGGTAGCPLAATLSERFDVLLLERGGSPYGNPNISNLASQTNNLAYITPTSPAQSFVSEDGVIMRRARCLGGGTCINAGFYSRASRQEVMDMGLNPKLVDQSFRWVEREVVFRPHLTGWTSALRAGLLEAGVTPDNGFTYDHLDGTKVGGTIFDPAGHRHTAADLLKYADPARITVLVRATAQRILFRNVTAGGHLKKQPQAYGVVYKDLDGNIHEARLKQGSISAGEIIVSAGALGSPQLLMLSGVGPADHLRSLGIEVVLDQPMVGQGIADNPMNVLVVPSPEPLSPTSIQVVGIRPGYYIESLTGFSFGVGNSSSHTGVIVEKLAKPLSRGYLRLKNVDPEDNPSVTYNYFTEPEDLRTCVEAMQTIMRTVDTEAFSEFRYPNQTVEYLQNLTASLVVNNRARSPQDGTSLEQYCKDLVNTIYHFHGGCEVGKVVDHDYRAIGVDGLRVIDGSTFNFSPGTNPQATLMMLGRYMGLLIGRGGK, from the exons ATGGGGTTGGAAAGTCGAAGAATGCTCATTTCTGCTTCTGCTGTTGcaactctcttcttcttcttctgcttccATGGCTTCTGCTATGCTCTCAACT CGCCACCGTATGGCTTCGTGAAGAATGCGACACATGCGCCACGGGTCTCATACCACGACTACATCATCGTCGGCGGCGGGACAGCCGGCTGCCCCTTGGCCGCCACCCTCTCGGAGAGGTTCGACGTGCTGCTGCTGGAAAGAGGCGGTTCGCCCTACGGGAATCCCAACATTTCCAACCTCGCCTCTCAAACCAACAACCTCGCCTACATCACCCCGACCTCGCCGGCGCAGAGTTTCGTCTCCGAGGATGGCGTCATCATGAGACGAGCTCGCTGCCTCGGAGGCGGCACCTGCATCAACGCCGGGTTCTACTCGCGCGCCAGCCGCCAGGAGGTGATGGACATGGGATTGAACCCGAAGCTGGTCGACCAGTCGTTCCGGTGGGTGGAGCGAGAGGTGGTTTTCCGGCCTCATCTGACGGGCTGGACTTCGGCCCTGAGAGCAGGGCTTCTGGAGGCCGGAGTCACCCCTGATAACGGCTTCACCTATGATCACTTGGACGGCACCAAGGTCGGAGGGACCATTTTCGACCCGGCCGGCCATCGCCACACCGCCGCCGATCTCCTCAAGTACGCCGACCCAGCCAGGATCACCGTTCTCGTGCGCGCCACGGCGCAGAGGATCTTGTTCAGGAACGTTACTGCCGGCGGGCACCTTAAGAAGCAGCCGCAGGCGTACGGCGTGGTGTACAAGGACTTAGACGGCAACATCCACGAGGCCCGCCTAAAGCAGGGCTCAATCTCTGCAGGGGAAATCATAGTGTCAGCCGGCGCCCTCGGCAGCCCGCAGTTGCTCATGCTGAGCGGCGTGGgcccggcggaccacctccggtCTTTGGGCATCGAGGTGGTCCTGGACCAGCCGATGGTCGGCCAGGGCATCGCCGACAACCCGATGAACGTCTTGGTGGTGCCTTCGCCGGAGCCACTGAGTCCCACTTCGATTCAAGTTGTGGGAATCCGGCCGGGCTACTACATAGAGTCTTTGACGGGGTTCAGCTTCGGAGTTGGCAATTCCTCATCCCATACCGGCGTAATAGTTGAGAAATTGGCAAAGCCTCTGTCCCGAGGATATCTTCGTCTCAAGAATGTGGACCCAGAGGACAATCCATCAGTGACCTACAACTACTTCACGGAGCCTGAGGATCTGAGAACATGCGTGGAGGCAATGCAGACGATCATGAGAACGGTGGATACAGAAGCGTTTTCCGAATTCAGATACCCGAATCAAACGGTGGAGTACTTGCAGAATCTCACTGCAAGCTTAGTCGTCAATAACAGAGCAAGAAGTCCGCAGGACGGCACTTCGCTGGAGCAATACTGCAAGGACCTGGTGAACACCATCTATCATTTCCACGGCGGCTGTGAAGTAGGGAAGGTGGTCGACCATGACTACAGAGCGATCGGCGTCGACGGGCTCAGGGTCATTGATGGATCCACCTTCAATTTCTCCCCAGGAACTAATCCCCAAGCTACTCTCATGATGTTGGGCAG GTACATGGGACTTCTGATAGGAAGGGGCGGCAAGTGA